In Edaphobacter lichenicola, a single genomic region encodes these proteins:
- a CDS encoding glycoside hydrolase 5 family protein, with protein MSLCARSSAQTGPNDEFVQHDGTRLTLGGEPFRYSGPNIEWLGIEAYGPSENMGPRYPTHFEVDDALDTAKMMGARVIRAQTLGDSVGCDLCIEPKPGEFNPEAFKPIDYAVKAAHDRGLRYVVTLIGDCTYCDNGGIGQYTEWGGSKNINDFFSDPKLIAMFEKHIAALLNHKSTLTGIALKDDPTIMAWENCNMCGIVAMMSGSKQGPALIKWVETIGAFVKSIDKKHVYSDNSGLFLKNPDVLNDKTPDLVTAEYYPHFNPLFGMAFGIKNTADSFSKDAALITSHGKAYSACEYGWDVSDWPTQDDFRPALTAMESDPNISGDGFWALYAHAPEYGWQPMVMPTNDIRHAKAVASDTGQWWSLYYGGIDTLVNSRDEMRARAEMLRTHAFKMAGLPVPPHAIPPAPVITTKSLGIIRWRGSAGAVNYSVERAASAGKWELVCDKCAIDSDMGWPDLSPQGLMGPKYRVTAYNADGKASEPSAER; from the coding sequence ATGTCATTGTGTGCTCGGAGTTCGGCGCAAACCGGGCCCAACGATGAATTTGTCCAGCACGACGGAACCCGCCTGACCCTCGGCGGCGAACCCTTCCGTTACAGTGGCCCCAACATTGAGTGGCTCGGTATTGAGGCCTACGGCCCCTCTGAGAACATGGGCCCCCGCTATCCTACTCACTTTGAGGTTGACGACGCCCTCGACACCGCCAAAATGATGGGCGCCCGCGTCATCCGCGCGCAAACCCTCGGCGACAGCGTGGGCTGCGATCTCTGCATCGAGCCCAAGCCGGGCGAGTTCAATCCCGAGGCATTCAAGCCAATCGATTACGCAGTCAAGGCGGCGCACGATCGCGGGCTGCGCTACGTAGTCACTCTTATAGGTGACTGCACCTACTGCGACAACGGCGGCATCGGCCAGTACACCGAATGGGGCGGCAGCAAGAACATAAACGACTTCTTCAGTGACCCCAAACTGATCGCGATGTTCGAGAAGCACATCGCCGCGCTACTCAACCACAAGAGCACCCTCACCGGCATCGCGCTCAAAGACGATCCCACGATCATGGCCTGGGAAAACTGCAACATGTGCGGCATCGTCGCCATGATGTCCGGGTCCAAACAGGGCCCCGCTCTCATCAAGTGGGTCGAAACCATCGGCGCTTTCGTCAAGTCCATCGACAAGAAGCATGTCTACTCCGACAACAGCGGCCTGTTCCTCAAGAATCCCGATGTCCTCAACGACAAGACTCCCGACCTCGTCACCGCGGAGTACTATCCACATTTCAACCCGCTCTTCGGCATGGCGTTCGGAATCAAGAACACTGCAGATAGCTTTTCCAAGGACGCCGCACTCATCACATCGCATGGCAAAGCCTACTCCGCCTGCGAATACGGCTGGGACGTGAGCGACTGGCCCACCCAGGACGACTTCCGGCCTGCCCTGACCGCGATGGAGTCCGATCCCAATATCTCCGGCGACGGATTCTGGGCTCTCTACGCGCACGCCCCCGAGTACGGCTGGCAGCCCATGGTCATGCCCACAAACGACATTCGGCATGCTAAAGCCGTCGCCAGCGACACCGGCCAGTGGTGGTCGCTCTACTACGGCGGCATCGACACCCTGGTCAACTCCCGCGATGAGATGCGCGCCCGCGCCGAGATGCTCCGCACCCACGCCTTCAAAATGGCGGGCCTGCCTGTGCCCCCACACGCCATCCCGCCCGCGCCTGTCATCACCACCAAGAGCCTGGGCATCATCCGCTGGCGCGGGTCTGCCGGCGCGGTCAACTACAGCGTCGAACGCGCCGCATCCGCAGGCAAGTGGGAGCTCGTCTGCGACAAGTGCGCCATCGACTCCGACATGGGCTGGCCTGACCTCAGCCCCCAAGGCCTGATGGGTCCCAAGTATCGCGTTACCGCCTACAACGCCGACGGCAAAGCAAGCGAACCTTCGGCGGAACGTTAG
- a CDS encoding TetR/AcrR family transcriptional regulator — translation MGLREAKAKKTRKRILSEALQLFGRNGYEQTTMEAIAEAAEVSPSTLYRYFLTKDLILLDPLVGYDLIASFSLHAVNLPVEEALAKAILEWAKWQDRNAEEILRVRSLIDQNIMPRARVWDLISQSERDLNARLAEKLHLPEDDLQVVLSVRLLFLTITYTVADLWKASAGRSSAVAIAEQVLRMFAEHKVLIPRKAPRQ, via the coding sequence ATGGGTTTACGAGAGGCAAAGGCGAAGAAAACTCGAAAAAGGATTCTTAGCGAGGCATTGCAACTATTCGGACGCAATGGCTACGAGCAGACCACCATGGAAGCGATCGCGGAAGCCGCCGAAGTCAGTCCTTCCACCCTATACCGCTACTTTCTTACTAAGGATCTGATCCTTCTTGACCCGTTGGTCGGTTACGACCTCATCGCATCCTTTTCCCTCCATGCGGTGAACCTCCCGGTGGAGGAGGCACTCGCCAAAGCAATCTTGGAATGGGCCAAATGGCAAGATAGGAATGCGGAGGAAATACTGCGGGTTCGCTCGCTCATCGATCAAAACATAATGCCACGTGCAAGAGTGTGGGATCTTATTTCCCAATCGGAGCGGGATTTGAACGCACGTTTGGCGGAGAAACTCCATCTGCCTGAGGATGATCTACAGGTTGTGCTCTCGGTGCGCCTGCTCTTTCTCACTATCACCTACACGGTAGCGGACCTATGGAAAGCAAGTGCTGGCAGATCCTCAGCCGTTGCAATTGCAGAGCAGGTGCTGAGAATGTTCGCGGAGCACAAAGTCCTCATACCACGAAAAGCACCTCGCCAATGA
- a CDS encoding TetR/AcrR family transcriptional regulator, whose product MRYPAKETAAKHELIVKEASRLFRERGFENVSVGEVMKAAGLTHGAFYAHFTSKQELQEAAVAYGQEVSRDRAQSDGATKKGRRAYAERYLAVRHRDNPGYGCTMAALGPEVARSTPELKATFERGLEEILAASGGDREEAIFQTAALLGGVVLARAVKDPRLSDEILESIRQKLWH is encoded by the coding sequence ATGCGTTACCCAGCCAAAGAAACCGCCGCCAAGCATGAACTCATTGTGAAAGAGGCCTCGCGCCTTTTCCGCGAACGGGGATTCGAAAACGTCAGTGTTGGCGAGGTAATGAAGGCCGCAGGCCTTACACACGGCGCGTTCTACGCGCACTTCACCTCCAAGCAAGAGCTTCAGGAGGCTGCAGTTGCGTACGGCCAGGAAGTCTCGAGAGACCGCGCTCAAAGCGACGGCGCAACAAAAAAGGGTAGACGTGCATACGCTGAACGTTACCTGGCTGTCCGACACCGTGATAATCCCGGTTATGGCTGCACTATGGCTGCACTGGGGCCTGAAGTAGCTCGCTCCACACCTGAACTCAAGGCAACGTTCGAGAGGGGACTCGAGGAGATTCTCGCCGCAAGCGGCGGAGATCGTGAAGAAGCCATCTTTCAGACAGCCGCGTTATTAGGCGGAGTCGTGCTGGCACGCGCGGTAAAAGATCCGCGACTTTCGGATGAGATTCTAGAGAGCATTCGGCAGAAGCTCTGGCACTGA
- a CDS encoding vanadium-dependent haloperoxidase: MAINDSSVATFFNKYHYNFWRPETAIRAGDTDGNPRTDPDPDFVPFIVTPCFPSYPSNHGSASSGGAEVLRRLYGEGGHSITLSNPAVSTIVLQYTSFRQISDDVSDARVYGGIHFRFDQDVGARLGRAVGKAVYKNNLRAVHDDGWDDHWDDN, translated from the coding sequence ATGGCGATAAACGACAGCTCGGTCGCTACATTCTTCAACAAGTACCACTACAACTTTTGGCGCCCCGAAACCGCGATCCGTGCAGGCGACACGGACGGCAATCCGAGAACCGACCCCGATCCGGACTTCGTCCCATTCATCGTGACCCCATGTTTCCCCAGCTATCCCTCAAACCACGGCAGCGCAAGCAGTGGGGGGGCCGAGGTCCTGAGACGTCTTTACGGCGAAGGTGGACATTCGATCACGTTGTCAAACCCCGCAGTGTCCACCATCGTCTTGCAATACACCTCGTTTAGGCAGATTTCCGACGACGTCTCCGACGCTCGCGTTTACGGCGGAATACATTTTCGATTCGACCAGGACGTGGGAGCACGCTTGGGGCGGGCTGTCGGCAAAGCAGTCTACAAGAATAACTTGCGTGCTGTGCACGATGATGGCTGGGATGATCACTGGGATGATAATTAA
- a CDS encoding TonB-dependent receptor, translating to MKRNLINTIDRIGQCGRAMFQRWRRPAFLLALSILFTATALGQLNTADILGTVQDVTGAVVPNATVTLNNLGTNEKRTTQSNSSGEYNFTLLPVGHYSVTVKAGGFKASTTKDIAVEAGDRARNDIHLQLGSESTTIEVTASTPLLQADNATVSSTVSARAVQDLPLNGRNFVQLVDLVPGANEGAGNGLSSGMRPDDRRSNAAGLSVNGQDDTLNNWVVDGVDDNERIIGTIGVKPNVEGIQEITVQTNNYAAEVGRTAGGVVNVVTRSGTNTFHGSVYEFFRNNIFDARNVLQTTGNQPELRQNQYGGSIGGPVFKDKMFFYFDYEGFRQVSGVTDTGTVPTLAEYDDINSLNGGSPQALLSTSNGTLTPSGGYLTSPNLVNGINPLTLAYLKLFPAPTNPAAAAGSPNFTISPNKTQNYNTYDARVDYKFNDSNMVFARFSYNTVNTFTPPNFGIVNGLEISGGRFNFDGPATDVAQQYVLGYTHIFTSALLLDLRAAFTRINNLSLPLNYGLNADQTVGFAASMTSFSPFANSLTPVSVGPFGDIGDGAYVPLQDIDNTFLYSGVVSWTKGNHSIKAGLALIRRQARNVQSASAVGAYQFNLPSDSASTQLQTQNNQLASTLVGAYASETRNFNLFPPDYRSWEPSGFVQDSWKVSPKLTVLAGIRYDVFTPFTEAHNRISNFDFPEAVTLSPANIGNALKIANLNGVNSQVNISTTYSNVAPRLGFSAELTPGTVVRGGYGISYFPGNYTSNADLKNPPFTSIFSPNCQSTIAVQIETNQGALAGQNPDCATIGAPGVINEGLPTPVPPNIADLAGITGLAFVAEAPKFKSAMIQQFNVQVQQQFGANVFTIGYVGNVGQHLPESINNINQPSPFNPLAPIGSPSNPVGGVHQLNAQLPNVGTVSYIQSEGISNYNGLQTSFQRRFTKGLAFDANYTWSKALSDITGFSQQGSNQGWSDADPTRIRQIEYGTSETNIQNRFALSLNYELQYGKDFTGVKKALLSGWQANTIVVWQSGKPFTIVETGAGADNPIESDGIAHGFNNRATPQNSSGQDRPNQIMDARLGHKTNSHFFNTAAFAPQPLGTVGTAQRNSLFGPNFRHVDLSIFKTFPVTERLGVQFRAESYNISNTPNFYMPNGNSGDAFGNSAFGQISATDPNYIPRQYQFALKALF from the coding sequence ATGAAACGTAACTTGATCAATACGATTGACCGCATAGGCCAGTGCGGACGCGCAATGTTCCAGAGATGGAGGCGACCAGCCTTTCTCTTGGCGCTCTCGATCCTCTTTACCGCAACGGCCCTCGGCCAACTGAACACCGCCGACATCCTCGGCACAGTACAAGATGTCACCGGAGCAGTCGTCCCAAACGCCACTGTGACCCTGAACAACTTGGGAACCAACGAAAAGCGCACCACACAGTCCAACAGCTCTGGCGAATACAATTTCACGCTCCTTCCTGTCGGACACTACTCCGTTACCGTCAAAGCCGGAGGCTTCAAGGCGTCAACCACCAAAGATATCGCGGTGGAGGCAGGTGACCGCGCGCGTAACGACATCCACCTGCAGCTTGGTTCAGAGTCAACCACCATCGAAGTCACTGCAAGCACGCCTCTTCTCCAGGCGGATAACGCTACCGTCAGCTCAACTGTGTCGGCAAGGGCAGTGCAGGACCTTCCCTTGAACGGCCGCAACTTCGTTCAGCTCGTTGATCTCGTTCCGGGCGCCAACGAGGGCGCCGGTAACGGACTTAGCAGCGGTATGCGTCCAGATGATCGCCGCTCCAACGCCGCCGGTTTATCCGTCAACGGTCAGGACGATACGCTCAACAACTGGGTGGTGGATGGAGTCGACGATAACGAACGTATTATCGGAACTATCGGAGTCAAGCCGAACGTCGAAGGCATCCAGGAGATCACGGTCCAGACCAACAACTATGCAGCAGAAGTGGGACGCACTGCCGGCGGTGTCGTCAATGTCGTCACGCGCTCTGGAACGAACACTTTCCACGGTAGCGTATATGAGTTCTTCCGTAACAATATCTTCGACGCCCGCAACGTGCTTCAGACCACCGGAAACCAACCCGAACTGCGCCAGAACCAGTATGGCGGCAGCATCGGCGGACCGGTCTTCAAAGACAAAATGTTCTTCTATTTTGACTATGAAGGATTCCGGCAGGTTAGCGGTGTCACAGATACCGGCACCGTACCAACTCTCGCTGAGTACGACGACATTAACAGCCTCAACGGTGGATCGCCCCAAGCGCTGCTGTCGACCAGCAACGGCACACTGACTCCTTCGGGTGGATATCTCACCAGCCCGAATCTCGTCAATGGCATTAATCCGCTCACCCTAGCTTATTTGAAACTCTTCCCTGCGCCGACGAACCCTGCTGCCGCGGCCGGTTCGCCAAATTTCACGATCAGCCCAAACAAAACACAAAACTACAACACCTACGACGCTCGAGTCGATTACAAGTTCAACGACAGCAACATGGTATTTGCACGCTTTAGCTATAACACCGTCAACACCTTTACACCGCCGAACTTTGGAATCGTGAATGGCCTCGAGATCAGCGGCGGCAGATTCAACTTTGACGGTCCGGCAACCGATGTGGCCCAACAGTATGTCCTGGGGTACACTCACATCTTCACGTCAGCCCTCCTGCTCGACCTTAGGGCGGCGTTCACTCGGATCAACAATCTCTCCCTTCCGCTCAACTACGGACTGAATGCTGATCAGACTGTTGGATTTGCCGCAAGCATGACCTCCTTCAGTCCTTTCGCCAACTCCCTGACGCCGGTTTCAGTTGGCCCCTTCGGCGACATAGGCGACGGCGCCTATGTTCCTCTTCAGGACATCGACAACACCTTCCTCTACTCCGGTGTAGTGAGCTGGACCAAGGGCAACCACAGCATCAAAGCAGGTCTCGCCCTTATTCGCAGGCAGGCTCGTAACGTTCAAAGTGCTTCCGCAGTCGGTGCCTATCAATTCAATCTGCCCAGCGATAGCGCCTCTACCCAGTTACAGACCCAGAACAACCAGCTCGCATCGACCTTGGTCGGAGCCTACGCATCAGAGACCCGCAACTTCAACCTCTTTCCTCCCGACTACCGTAGCTGGGAGCCCAGTGGCTTCGTGCAGGATAGTTGGAAGGTTAGCCCGAAGTTGACGGTGCTCGCAGGCATTCGTTACGACGTCTTCACTCCTTTCACCGAAGCACATAACCGTATTTCGAACTTCGATTTCCCAGAGGCTGTCACCTTATCCCCTGCAAACATAGGAAACGCATTGAAGATAGCCAATCTTAACGGCGTCAACTCACAGGTAAACATTTCCACCACCTACTCAAACGTCGCCCCGCGCCTCGGTTTCTCAGCAGAGTTGACCCCGGGAACCGTCGTGCGCGGTGGCTATGGAATAAGCTACTTCCCCGGCAACTACACCTCCAACGCCGACCTGAAGAACCCCCCGTTCACCTCAATCTTCAGCCCCAACTGCCAGTCCACCATTGCGGTTCAGATTGAAACGAATCAGGGTGCTCTTGCGGGCCAAAATCCAGACTGCGCGACGATAGGTGCACCCGGAGTGATCAACGAGGGACTGCCAACCCCTGTTCCACCCAACATAGCCGACCTGGCCGGCATTACTGGTCTGGCGTTCGTAGCCGAAGCTCCGAAGTTCAAGTCGGCGATGATCCAGCAGTTTAATGTGCAGGTCCAGCAGCAGTTCGGCGCCAACGTCTTCACAATCGGTTATGTCGGTAACGTCGGCCAGCACCTGCCGGAATCAATCAACAACATCAACCAACCCTCGCCGTTCAACCCCTTAGCTCCGATAGGTAGCCCGTCCAATCCTGTGGGAGGAGTACATCAGCTCAACGCCCAGCTTCCCAATGTCGGTACCGTTAGCTATATCCAGAGCGAGGGTATATCGAACTACAACGGTCTGCAGACATCCTTCCAGCGTCGCTTTACCAAAGGACTGGCATTCGATGCGAACTACACCTGGAGCAAGGCTCTGAGCGACATCACCGGCTTCTCTCAGCAAGGGAGCAACCAGGGTTGGAGCGATGCAGATCCAACCCGCATTCGTCAGATCGAGTACGGCACTTCGGAGACCAACATTCAAAATCGCTTCGCTCTCAGCTTGAACTACGAACTTCAGTACGGGAAAGACTTCACAGGAGTCAAGAAAGCCCTTCTCTCTGGATGGCAAGCCAACACGATTGTGGTCTGGCAGAGTGGCAAGCCTTTCACCATCGTCGAAACCGGCGCAGGCGCCGACAATCCTATCGAGAGCGACGGCATAGCACACGGTTTCAACAATCGTGCGACCCCGCAAAACAGCTCAGGGCAGGATCGTCCCAACCAGATCATGGACGCTCGGCTCGGTCACAAGACCAATTCGCACTTCTTCAACACGGCAGCATTTGCCCCTCAACCACTCGGTACAGTTGGCACTGCTCAACGCAACTCGCTGTTCGGGCCAAACTTCCGCCACGTAGACCTGTCCATCTTCAAAACCTTTCCCGTCACAGAACGTCTGGGAGTCCAGTTCCGCGCTGAGTCCTACAACATCTCAAACACGCCAAACTTCTACATGCCAAACGGCAACTCAGGCGATGCGTTTGGAAACTCGGCCTTCGGACAGATCTCGGCAACAGATCCAAACTACATTCCTCGGCAGTACCAGTTTGCACTCAAAGCGCTGTTCTAA